A genomic stretch from Aedes albopictus strain Foshan chromosome 2, AalbF5, whole genome shotgun sequence includes:
- the LOC134286452 gene encoding uncharacterized protein K02A2.6-like translates to MLETSRGSTFVNKISNTNDKSRWAQSYQVSDCSRCGNRPHKPEENCPAKNVKCHNCDAIGHFAKKCRGRIDKSGPEKRKSTDYQDHRRFKKPKINAVSANQLPESRAVKPEAHPQDSFIYAISDNHDELVWCKVGGVLIEMMIDSGSKYNIVDESTWQYIRNKNAFLKNVRPSSKQLSAYAQRESLSIICTFDAEITVVEGNGLSVDTTFYVVKGEQNLLGRVTSKQLGVLLIGLPSAVSPEEIQHISDNAIDKFPVIKGVKIRINIDETVNPVAQHVRRVPIALRQQVEDQLNRLLKLGIIEKVNGPSPWVSPVVIVIKDNGDVRLCIDMRRVNTAIRREYHMIPTLDDLLARLNGSMWFSRLDIKDAYHQVELHESSRHITTFITHLGMFRYTRLMFGICSASEHFQRIIEQLLSDCPNSFNFQDDIFIYGKTKAEHDAALQRVLHTLEAHNVVLNTKKCKFKVSETEFLGHDISQHGVKPTEDKIMAVQQFRSPRSAEEVRSFLGLVGYVGRFIPDLATKTFHLRQLTVTGQKFDWSSKHDIAFQNLKQAVCSAPVLGFFDNNRRTRVVADASPVGLGAVLLQFEDECDDKPIVISYASKSLSPTERRYCQTEKEALAIVWSVEKFKLFLLGRDFELETDHRPLTAIFKPTSQPPGRIERWVLRLQPFKFKIVYKPGKLNVADPLSRLSPTNDNEDIDKCDDKIYINAITDSVAVDVSEIKNAIDEDPELLIVKDALLTGDWANESVRDGAKKYTPFQNELALLEDYVIRGCRIVIPQNLRTRMLQLAHEGHPGETLMITRLRDRVWWPGMDEDARKTVKHCEGCRLVSRPSAPEPMRRRAMPNEPWIDVAMDFLGPLPSNVYLLVIVDYYSRYKEVCIMKRITSEETIKQIEPIFVRLGYPRTITLDNGRQFISTEFEDYCRTRNITLNHTAPYWPQANGEVERQNSSLLKRLKISHSLNRDWETDLLQYLMMYNTTAHSITGKAPSVLLQNRLIRSKIPTIGDIETAPPVSSEAQDRDTVLKHRGKEREDIRRHAKPSEVQEGDNVLLKNLVSTGKLTSTFGRTEYNVVERKGNRVTVFDPVSGGVLERNTAHVKKIPKHPNDEGTSSGVCDGTNSPVVGHDLEPVQTSRPSRSMSRPTWQRDYVVNQP, encoded by the exons ATGCTAGAAACCAGTCGTGGCAGTACGTTTGTGAACAAAATATCCAATACTAATGACAAATCTCGCTGGGCACAAAGCTATCAAGTTTCCGATTGTAGCAGATGTGGCAACAGACCACACAAGCCAGAAGAGAACTGTCCAGCCAAGAACGTCAAGTGTCACAACTGCGATGCCATTGGtcatttcgcgaaaaagtgtcgcGGAAGGATTGATAAGTCTGGTCCGGAAAAGCGCAAGTCTACAGACTACCAAGATCATCGCCGTTTCAAGAAGCCCAAAATCAACGCTGTCAGCGCCAATCAGTTGCCTGAATCACGTGCTGTGAAACCTGAAGCTCATCCGCAGGACTCCTTCATATATGCAATCAGCGATAACCACGACGAGTTGGTTTGGTGTAAGGTCGGTGGCGTGCTCATCGAAATGATGATCGACTCAGGTAGCAAATACAACATTGTTGATGAATCAACGTGGCAATATATCCGGAACAAAAATGCTTTCCTGAAGAATGTGCGTCCGTCATCCAAACAGCTATCGGCTTACGCGCAACGTGAATCCTTGAGTATCATCTGTACATTCGATGCCGAAATAACGGTTGTCGAGGGTAATGGCCTCAGTGTTGACACTACATTTTATGTTGTAAAAGGTGAACAGAACTTGCTAGGAAGAGTTACATCGAAGCAGTTGGGAGTGTTGTTGATCGGCCTACCTAGCGCCGTGAGTCCGGAGGAGATTCAGCACATTTCAGATAACGCTATTGATAAGTTCCCTGTAATTAAAG GCGTCAAAATACGTATTAACATTGATGAAACTGTCAACCCCGTGGCCCAACATGTTCGCCGAGTCCCAATAGCTCTTCGTCAACAAGTCGAAGATCAACTCAATAGGCTATTAAAATTGGGTATTATCGAAAAAGTTAATGGTCCTAGTCCGTGGGTGTCACCTGTTGTAATAGTCATAAAAGACAACGGTGACGTGCGGCTGTGCATCGACATGCGTCGTGTTAACACTGCGATCCGGAGAGAGTATCATATGATACCTACTCTTGATGATCTTCTTGCAAG GTTAAATGGATCCATGTGGTTTTCCCGGCTTGACATCAAAGATGCGTATCACCAAGTGGAATTGCATGAGTCAAGTCGACACATCACGACATTCATTACGCACCTCGGGATGTTCCGATACACAAGGTTAATGTTCGGAATCTGCAGCGCGTCCGAACACTTTCAAAGGATAATCGAACAGTTATTGAGCGACTGTCCCAACTCCTTCAACTTTCAAGATGACATCTTTATTTATGGGAAAACGAAAGCTGAACACGATGCCGCCTTGCAGCGCGTTCTACATACCCTGGAAGCCCACAACGTGGTACTAAATACGAAGAAGTGCAAATTCAAGGTATCGGAGACGGAATTTCTAGGGCACGATATCTCCCAACACGGCGTTAAACCAACGGAAGATAAAATAATGGCCGTGCAGCAGTTCAGGTCACCCAGATCTGCGGAGGAGGTACGCAGTTTTCTTGGTCTTGTTGGCTACGTAGGAAGGTTCATCCCCGATTTGGCTACCAAGACATTCCATCTTCGACAGCTGACTGTTACCGGACAGAAATTCGACTGGTCGTCGAAGCACGATATTGCGTTCCAAAATCTCAAGCAGGCAGTATGCTCCGCTCCAGTACTAGGATTTTTCGATAATAACCGACGAACTAGAGTAGTCGCAGATGCGTCACCAGTGGGTTTAGGAGCAGTCCTACTGCAGTTTGAAGATGAATGCGATGATAAGCCGATCGTCATTTCGTATGCTAGCAAGAGCCTATCTCCCACAGAGCGCAGATATTGTCAAACCGAGAAGGAAGCCCTCGCCATAGTGTGGAGCGTCGAGAAGTTTAAATTGTTCCTGCTCGGCAGGgacttcgaactcgaaactgaccACCGTCCTTTAACAGCGATTTTCAAGCCAACCTCGCAGCCTCCAGGTCGCATCGAAAGATGGGTACTCAGATTACAACCGTTCAAATTCAAGATTGTGTATAAGCCCGGCAAGCTGAACGTTGCGGACCCGCTTTCTCGTTTATCTCCAACAAATGATAATGAAGACATCGATAAATGCGACGACAAGATCTACATCAATGCCATTACGGATTCAGTTGCTGTGGATGTATCAGAAATCAAGAACGCAATAGACGAGGACCCGGAATTGCTTATCGTTAAGGACGCTCTGTTGACAGGAGATTGGGCGAATGAATCAGTCAGGGATGGTGCCAAGAAGTATACACCCTTCCAAAACGAGCTGGCTCTTCTTGAAGATTACGTAATCCGCGGGTGCAGAATAGTTATTCCTCAAAATTTGCGTACAAGGATGCTGCAGCTCGCACACGAAGGGCATCCAGGAGAAACGTTGATGATAACGCGCCTGCGTGACAGAGTTTGGTGGCCTGGAATGGACGAAGATGCAAGAAAAACAGTTAAACACTGTGAAGGCTGCCGTTTGGTTAGTAGACCCTCTGCACCCGAGCCAATGCGCCGTCGAGCTATGCCAAATGAGCCATGGATAGATGTAGCAATGGACTTTCTGGGCCCGTTACCGTCGAACGTATATCTCTTGGTGATAGTGGATTACTACAGCCGATACAAGGAAGTGTGTATCATGAAGAGGATCACATCAGAAGAAACAATCAAACAAATCGAACCAATCTTTGTGCGGTTAGGTTATCCAAGAACGATCACACTGGACAACGGTCGTCAGTTTATCAGCACGGAATTTGAGGACTATTGTCGCACAAGAAACATAACTCTCAACCATACCGCTCCATACTGGCCGCAGGCGAATGGCGAAGTTGAGAGACAAAACAGCTCTCTGCTAAAACGACTCAAGATCAGCCATTCTTTAAACCGTGATTGGGAAACGGATTTGCTGCAGTATTTAATGATGTATAACACCACTGCACACTCAATTACAGGAAAGGCCCCATCGGTGCTATTGCAAAATCGTTTAATTCGGTCCAAAATTCCGACGATTGGCGACATAGAAACGGCGCCACCTGTTAGTTCCGAAGCCCAAGACAGAGATACCGTTTTAAAACATAGAGGGAAAGAAAGGGAAGATATCAGACGTCATGCAAAGCCCTCAGAAGTTCAAGAAGGAGACAACGTTCTGTTGAAGAACCTTGTGTCGACAGGCAAACTTACTTCAACATTTGGCAGAACAGAATATAACGTAGTTGAGAGGAAAGGAAACCGCGTTACAGTATTTGATCCCGTATCCGGTGGCGTGCTTGAAAGAAACACGGCTCATGTCAAGAAAATACCCAAACATCCTAACGATGAAGGAACATCAAGTGGCGTATGCGATGGAACAAACAGTCCTGTAGTCGGTCACGATCTGGAACCAGTGCAAACATCTCGTCCATCCCGTTCGATGTCTCGACCAACCTGGCAACGCGATTATGTTGTCAATCAACCATAA